The Fimbriimonadaceae bacterium nucleotide sequence GAAGCCGGCCAGGCTGAGGCCGAACTTGACCGGCACCGGGCTCGGGGCGCTGAAGACCGCCTTGATCGCGGGTTGGAGCTCGCGGGCGATCCTTGCACTGGCCGCCGGATCAGTCCAGAAGGCCTCGATCATCGGCTTCATCCGGTGCCCGATAACGTGGGCGGCGACGCTCACCAGGCCGTGGCCGCCAAGAGAAAGGACGGGCAAGGTCAGGGCGTCGTCGCCGCTGTAGACCCGGAAGCCGGCCGGCGCCTGCGCGCAGACCTCGCCGATCTGCCCGACGTTGCCGCTCGCTTCCTTCACCGCCACGATGTTCGGCACGTCCTCGATCAGGCGCATCAGGGTCGGCGTTTCAAGGTTGATCGCGCTGCGCGGCTGGATGTTGTAGAGCATCACGGGGAGGCTCGTCGCCTCGGCCACCGCGCGAAAGTGCGCATAGAGGCCTTCCTGTCCGGGGCGGCTGTAGTAGGGGTTGACGACCATGATGCCGTGCGCACCGAGCCTTTCGCCCTCGCGGGCCATTTCGACCGATTCCGCCGTGTCGTAGGTGCCCGCGCCGAAGACGACCGCGGCCCGGTCGCCGACTTCTTCCAGGGTGGCCTCCAGCAGGGCGAGCTTCTCCTCGGCGCGAAGGGTGGGGGATTCGCCCGTCGTCCCGCTCACCACCAGCCCATCGTTCCGCTGCACGTCGACCAGGTAGCTGGCGATGCGCCTCGCCTCCGCTATGTTCACGCTGCCGTCTTGGGCAAAGGGCGTCAGCATCGCCGTCAGCAGCCGGCCCCAATCCCGCGAGCCCCTGAAGTCGCTCATGCAGGCAATTTACCAGTGTCCGCAAGGAGCCTGACGATTTTCTTCGTCACTTCTTCTGGGTCCAGCCCGAAGGTCTCCAGGATGACGGCGTCTTCGGCCAGGGTCAGCGGGCTGTCCGCCCGCGTGTAGTCTCGGTGGTCGCGTTGGACGACCTCTCGGACGACGTCCTGCAGGCTTGGCCCGCCGGGCCCCCTAAGCTGAAGCCAGCGCCGTCGCGCCCGCTCCTCGATGCTTGCCGTGAGGAAAATCTTAAGGTCGGCGTCCGGTGCGACGACGGTCGTGGTGTCGCGGCCTTCCAGAATGGCGGAGCGCCCCTGGATGTATTCCTGCTGCCTCGGCACCAGGCTCTTCCGGACGGCGGTGTGGGCGCTGAGGATGCTGGCCGCTTGGCCGACTTCCAAGCTCCTGATCTGGTCCCCGACGGGTCGCCCGTCCAGCAGGATCTCGGGAGGGAGGTCCGCAGAAAAGCTGATCTGCGTCTCCGCCGCGAGGTTGGCGACTGCGATCGGGTCGGCGGGGTCGATTCCTTGCCGCATCGCGGCGAGCGCCACTGCCCGGTACATCGCGCCGGTGTCCATCACCTGGATGCCGACGCTGAGCGAGAGCAGGGAAGCGACGGTCGACTTGCCCGAACCGGCGGGTCCGTCGATGGCGATGACAAGGCGTCTTTGGATCAAGTTGGCATTAAGATACCGGGGCGCGGACCCTTGCCCGCGCCCCGCCCGGGCTCACTTCTTCTTGTAGGTCCCTTCCATCAACGTGAACCACGTGTCGTCTGGCATCTTCATTTCGAGCTTCATGCCCATCTCGTCCGTGCCTTTGTGCGACAGGGTGTAGCGCATCACAGTCGGCTCCTCCATGCCGGGCATGGGGGTGGGGTCGCTCGTCATCTCGAGTGACTCTCCCTCTTTCTGCGCCGTTTCCACCATGCGCATCCCGGTCGCGCTGGTCTGGTCGAACCACCAACTGACCCACTTTTCCATGGTCTCGTCGTAGGTCAGCAGGAGCATCCCCGCCATCTTCACGCCCATGAAGTCATAGGTGTGCATCTCCTGGGCGAAGCGGCCGCCCAGCACCATGCCAGCCGTGAAGTTCGCCTTCACCTTCATCTTGGAGCCGTCCATCTCGGACATCGTGAGCTCGCCCTCCCAGGTGCCAGGCAGGTGCTTGGCGATCTCCTTCATCTGGGCGGGTGGCTCCATCATCTGGGCCATGTCCGTGCTGTCTTGCGCAATCGCGAACATCGGCACGAAGAAGCCGACGATGATCATTAGTTTTCGCATTTCCATCTCCCGGCGGCGTGCCGCCTGGATGCGAATGCTAGCACAAGTTATAGGGATGCGGAACCAGGCTTACGCTACATTTTTCGCCAGGCGGGCAAACGTTTCCTTGTCCACCGCTCGCATGAGGCACTCCTCGTAGGAGACTTGCCCTGTGCGGAAGAGCTCCGCCAAGTGGCTGTCCATGGTCTGCATCCCGATCTGACGGTTGGTCTCGATGACCGAGTACATCTGGTGCGTCTTGGCTTCGCGGATCAGGTTGCGGATGGCGGGAATGCCGATCATGATCTCCAGCGCCGCGCAGCGGCCGCCGCCAAGCTTCGGCAGAAGCTGCTGGGCGATGACTCCCTCGATCGTGTTCGCGAGAAGGACGCGGATCTGGTCCTGCTGGTCCGAAGGGAAGACGTCGACCACGCGGTCGATGGTCGAAGGCGCGTTCCTGGTGTGGAGCGTGCCGAAAACAAGGTGCCCGGTTTCCGCAAGGGTGAGCGCCGCCTCGATCGTCTCCAAGTCGCGAAGCTCGCCGACGAGGATAATGTCCGGGTCTTCGCGGAGGACGGCCCTTAAGGCATTGTGGAACGAATACGTGTCCGCGTGCATCTCGCGTTGGTTCACCATGCACTTCTTGTGGCGGTGCAAGTATTCGATCGGGTCTTCGATCGTCATGATGTGGCCCTGGAGTTGCGCGTTAATGTCATCCAACATCGCCGCGATGGTAGTGGACTTACCAGAACCCGTCGGCCCAGTGACCAAGATAAGGCCGCTGGTACGTTTTGCAATGTCACGGATAATCGAAGGAAGTTTGAGGTCGTCGTACGAAGGGATCCTGTTCGGGATCATTCTGAGCGCCGCCGCGACCGATCCGCGTTGCATGTAAACGTTCACACGGAAGCGGGCCACCGCCTTGGCCGTGTAGGCGAAGTCAAGCTCGCGCGTCTGCTCGAACTTTTGCAGGTGCTCGTCTGTAAGGACCTCGTAAATAAGTCGCTTGGCCGTTTCGGGGTTGACGACTTCGTAGGGCAGGGGAATGATCTCGCCGTCCACGCGAACCATGGGAGGAAGGCCCGTCGTGATGTGGATGTCGCTCGCCTTTCGTTCGACGCCGGCCTTAAGGATCTCGTCCAGGTGGACTTCCTTAAGCGGCAGCATATCGTCGGTCGTCTTATGATATGTCGGTTGTTGGATAAGCGAATCGACGTGGTACTTACCGTTGTTCGACTTGTTCGGCTCGCGTTCATGACCCGGCGGCGGGGCGCCAAATTCGTCTTCGTCACTCGCATGTGTCGGAATATGGGTTGCGACCGGTTCGACAAGGTCGCGGGGGATCGCGGCCGGCACGTAGTGTTCGCCGGTCGGGTTCTCAATGGACTTGGCGATGCGAGCATCGTGGCTCGCTAAGGTATCAGCCTGCTCGATCGTGAGTCCGGGCGTCGTCTCCTCTTCACCTGGTTCGTCACTACGACCGGTCAGCTTGCCGATCTGGCTCAGAATCTTCTCAAGTTCCGCTTCGCTGTCGACCGGCGGCGGAACTTCCCCAGATCCCCCTTCACCAAGCACTTTGTCCCAACTGAATTCGTTCGCCATTTTCGTCTCCCTTACGTGACCATCACGTGTTCCGCTTTCTCGATCGATTCGAAGGCCGCTTCCATTAACTTATCGGCATCCTCTTCTTGCAACATCAGGACTTCCATTGTCCAGGCTGGCAATTGGTTCGAGCTTAGCTCCCTTGTCGGCTTTCCAGTCGTCGTCAACTTCGCGATTCTGGAGGCTACGGCGGTCGTCGCCCTCAAGAGGTTCTCAGGCGTCCGATCGGTCACGGGCGAAAAGTAGTTGAGCCCTGCCACCAAGGATTCCGGGAAGCTCCATTTTTTAGCGGCGGCAAGGCCCACTCCGATATGGTCACAGTCAAAGACCGCACGTTCTGCCAAAACATCGGGAGCGCCCTGTTCCACAACTCCTTGAACCC carries:
- the dapA gene encoding 4-hydroxy-tetrahydrodipicolinate synthase, yielding MSDFRGSRDWGRLLTAMLTPFAQDGSVNIAEARRIASYLVDVQRNDGLVVSGTTGESPTLRAEEKLALLEATLEEVGDRAAVVFGAGTYDTAESVEMAREGERLGAHGIMVVNPYYSRPGQEGLYAHFRAVAEATSLPVMLYNIQPRSAINLETPTLMRLIEDVPNIVAVKEASGNVGQIGEVCAQAPAGFRVYSGDDALTLPVLSLGGHGLVSVAAHVIGHRMKPMIEAFWTDPAASARIARELQPAIKAVFSAPSPVPVKFGLSLAGFDCESVRLPLVELEAAQKATLRIAFERALPALTTA
- the cmk gene encoding (d)CMP kinase; this encodes MIQRRLVIAIDGPAGSGKSTVASLLSLSVGIQVMDTGAMYRAVALAAMRQGIDPADPIAVANLAAETQISFSADLPPEILLDGRPVGDQIRSLEVGQAASILSAHTAVRKSLVPRQQEYIQGRSAILEGRDTTTVVAPDADLKIFLTASIEERARRRWLQLRGPGGPSLQDVVREVVQRDHRDYTRADSPLTLAEDAVILETFGLDPEEVTKKIVRLLADTGKLPA
- a CDS encoding DUF1579 family protein; translation: MIIVGFFVPMFAIAQDSTDMAQMMEPPAQMKEIAKHLPGTWEGELTMSEMDGSKMKVKANFTAGMVLGGRFAQEMHTYDFMGVKMAGMLLLTYDETMEKWVSWWFDQTSATGMRMVETAQKEGESLEMTSDPTPMPGMEEPTVMRYTLSHKGTDEMGMKLEMKMPDDTWFTLMEGTYKKK
- a CDS encoding type IV pilus twitching motility protein PilT, encoding MANEFSWDKVLGEGGSGEVPPPVDSEAELEKILSQIGKLTGRSDEPGEEETTPGLTIEQADTLASHDARIAKSIENPTGEHYVPAAIPRDLVEPVATHIPTHASDEDEFGAPPPGHEREPNKSNNGKYHVDSLIQQPTYHKTTDDMLPLKEVHLDEILKAGVERKASDIHITTGLPPMVRVDGEIIPLPYEVVNPETAKRLIYEVLTDEHLQKFEQTRELDFAYTAKAVARFRVNVYMQRGSVAAALRMIPNRIPSYDDLKLPSIIRDIAKRTSGLILVTGPTGSGKSTTIAAMLDDINAQLQGHIMTIEDPIEYLHRHKKCMVNQREMHADTYSFHNALRAVLREDPDIILVGELRDLETIEAALTLAETGHLVFGTLHTRNAPSTIDRVVDVFPSDQQDQIRVLLANTIEGVIAQQLLPKLGGGRCAALEIMIGIPAIRNLIREAKTHQMYSVIETNRQIGMQTMDSHLAELFRTGQVSYEECLMRAVDKETFARLAKNVA